Sequence from the Arvicola amphibius chromosome 3, mArvAmp1.2, whole genome shotgun sequence genome:
TCATCCAGGGCTAGAGAAACCCGGTCAGAAGGAATGTGTCTTTACCCAGCGGCAGAACCGCAGACAGCTGCCAGGGCTGGTTCTTACCGAGCTCGGTCCTATAGGCAAGGCATCagctgttttcttcctctgctaCAGGCGCATGTCTTTGACTTAACTTTAGTTTCTaagcagaaatacagaaaaatcatCTTTGGAGACCTTGGCTTGTGCTCAAGCCACGCACTTTGCTGACTATTTTGCTCTAGTCTCATTGCCAGACAACAGCGGCGTCGATGTTTCCCTTTAcaactgaggaaactgaggcgcaAGAAGTTTAACCAGAAAGGAGGGTGGAGATCAGCCCCATCCGGATGCCCACGCTTCATCATATACTTCACTCTTTGCACACTGGTGGGAGTGTGAGCGCGCGCGTGACAGGCCGTGCGCTTCCGTTTCTTCACGAAGCCTCCTCCTGCTTAGTTTTCCCTGATTCCACTTTTTGGAGACAAAGTCCAGTTCTCCAAGATTTGACCTCACTAGGCCATCTCTCTCGCGCGTCCCAAGGACGGACAGCCACTCCTCCGCCCACTTCAAAGTCCCAGCCCAGGTTGAACCTGAGGGCTCTGTGCCCGTCCCACTGGGTCCGCGCCGTGGGGCTCCCCCGCGTACCCAGAGCCCCAGCGGGATCCGGTGGCCAGCGCCAGGCCCCACCTCCCCTACCTGACGCCCGCGCGGCCAGCGGCTCCGTAGCCTCCGCCCACCGGCGCGCCTGCGCTGCCATTGGCTCCGCGGGCTGCCCGTCTCCTCCGCTCCGTCCCGGAGGCAGGTTTAGCCGGAGAAGCCGCAGTCCCGGCGGCTCGGGCGCAGCGCGGAGCGCCGACCGCGGCGGGCATGGCCCTGCGCGCGGGACTCCCTGGCAGCAGCCGAGCCACGGTGGACGTGAACTTGGCCACGCGCTCCTGCGGCCCGGCCTCGGTCATGTAGTCGCCGGCGGCGCTCCCCGCAGCAAGGGAGCCTCAGCGCGATCCAGACGCAGCCGAGCAGCCGGGGCTTCCCAGAGAGGCGCCAAGCGTCCCGCCACCCATCGGGCGGCACTTTGGGCCGGAGAGGGACATGGGGGAGAAAGTTTCCGAGGCGCCTGAGCCGGTGCCCCGTGGTTGCAGCGGCCACGGCACCCGAACCCTAGTCCCTCCGGCGGCAGCCGCGTCCTCGGAGGGCGCTTCCTCGGCGGAGTCGTCCTCGGGCTCAGAAACTCTGTCGGAGGAAGGGGAGCCCGGCCGCTTCTCCTGCAGGTCTCAGCCGCCGCGGCCGCCGGGCGGCGCCCTGGGAACCCGGCTGCCCGCCGCGTGGGCTCCCGCGCGCGTGGCACTGGATCgtggagttcctgccctgccgCTGCCGCCCCCCGGAGGAGCGGTACTGCCGGTACCCCGGGTCAGCAGTGCATCCCAGGAGGAGCAGGACGAGGAGGTGGGCCCTGCCTGTCCACATCCGGAACCCTCTAGATCCCCCTTGCAGGGACACCTCAGACCCCGTTGCACGCGCGCCtgtgtcttggagaggggagggaactaAAGGCAATCAGCTAACCATCCTGGGATAGTGACAGGGACCTTGACTTCATATGGTTGTCCCCGAGCGCTTTTCTACATGGGCTACCCGACGGTGGTGTGCTTTGGAAATGTCACAGAGCCAATCCCTTCGTATCTGCATCTGCTTGGGCTGCCAACGTCAGGATGTGATCTGAAAGCTTGGCTTGTCCCTGCAACTCAGATCCGATTTCTAGAAGTGGGAGTCGCTAACTACTGAAGTGTTGGGTGGAGCGGGAGACCCGGAGCTTAGGACGCGGGTGGCAGTGACGGCTACGGGTTGCACTTTTGGGGTGTCAGAGACTAGGGTGTCCTGGGGTCGCCTGTGGATGGTTTTGGTGGTTCATTTCACCTTCCGTCCTCGTGCAGAGGAAGCCCAACGTTAAAGCCAGCCCACACGCCTGAGCGCCTACAGCTCCCATTCGAGCTCAAGTGTTTAAAGGAGGGCTGTCACCATACCGGGTATCCTACCTTCTTCAGAGGACTTTGTCCAACCTCATTTCCTGGAAGGCTGTGCATCCAAAACTCTGGTTCGCTTCTTGACACACTGAGTTTCATGATCCCCTAGGTTGCTGTATCTGGCTTGCTTTTTCCCAGTCCTTCATGTtttggaagacagagaaggaagattCTCCAAGTCTTTAAGATTGTTTGCTCTGGATGTTTTCTTTGGGAGAAATCATCTTGATCAGACAGAGCCATAAATAAAACATAACCCTAGCATAGTCTCCTTGTAAAATTAATTCGGCAGTGCCAGGCTGGTATTTTCCCGTCTCTGTTGGGGTTATCACTAGGAAACAATTGCCTTTATCCCTAGAAGAAGTAAACAGAACCCAGGGTCCTGGTACTAGCCCCCTGGGTGCCGAGCCTGGAAACAGGGGCTGGATCTGGCACAAGGCTAGCAGAGGCAAGTCTCAGCCTGGCAAAGATGGAAGGAGCCTTGACTAGTGGTTGGCCAAGTCTCTGGTGGTAGCCATGACTCGTTCCCGGATGCCTGTGGGACTGCCCGGATCTCAGGCAGGTGTCTCCATGGAGACCTGCTTTCTAGGAGTCTTTTGCTCCTCAATTGTGAGACCTGGCTGCATTTCATTCCTTACGCGTTCAGTTCTGTAGTCAAAAGTGGAGAATTTCAAGGTAAAGTTCACGCTGGCGCGAATGCCGTTTCTGATCTGGAATTCTGAATAGCTCTAAATTCCAGATTGAGTTTAGTCATTCCAGGAGTGTGTCGAGTGACACGCCCACCCTAGATGCTGGCAGAGAGCAGTGCTTCCTCCTGGGCACATCTCCCTTTGATGTAGCATGTTGACTCTGGGTAACTGGCTATCTTAACCTAATGATTCTGTTTAGCCGACATGGTATACATGAGGTCTTGAA
This genomic interval carries:
- the LOC119809212 gene encoding microtubule-associated serine/threonine-protein kinase 4-like, with protein sequence MGEKVSEAPEPVPRGCSGHGTRTLVPPAAAASSEGASSAESSSGSETLSEEGEPGRFSCRSQPPRPPGGALGTRLPAAWAPARVALDRGVPALPLPPPGGAVLPVPRVSSASQEEQDEELDHILSPPPMPFRKCSNPDVACGLGKSLKYKRQLSADGKQLRRGSLGGALTGRYLLPNPVAGQAWPASAETSNLVRMRSQALGQSAPSLTASLPLLWQLSA